One Tamlana carrageenivorans genomic region harbors:
- the mazG gene encoding nucleoside triphosphate pyrophosphohydrolase has protein sequence MNSRENQLKAFDRLLTIMDELREQCPWDKKQTMESLRHLTIEETYELGDAILDQDLDEVKKELGDVLLHIVFYSKIGSETNDFDIADVCNTICEKLIHRHPHIYGDVTVENEDDVKRNWENLKLKEGKNSVLEGVPDSLPALVKANRIQEKVAGVGFDWEAPNQVWEKVEEELAEFKAEGEKGDQEAMESEFGDVLFSMVNYARFLKINPENALERTNKKFSKRFQYLEEKAKSLNKPLKEMTLAEMDVFWEEAKNV, from the coding sequence ATGAATTCAAGAGAAAATCAACTTAAGGCTTTCGATCGTTTATTAACCATTATGGACGAACTTCGTGAGCAATGTCCGTGGGATAAAAAGCAAACCATGGAGTCTTTAAGACATTTAACAATTGAAGAAACTTATGAGCTTGGTGATGCCATTTTAGATCAAGATTTAGATGAGGTTAAAAAAGAACTGGGTGATGTGTTATTACATATCGTTTTTTACTCGAAAATAGGAAGTGAAACCAATGATTTTGATATCGCTGATGTTTGTAATACGATTTGTGAAAAATTAATTCATAGGCATCCTCATATTTATGGCGACGTTACAGTTGAAAATGAAGATGATGTTAAACGTAATTGGGAAAATTTAAAACTTAAAGAAGGTAAAAATAGTGTTTTAGAGGGCGTTCCAGATAGTTTACCTGCATTGGTAAAAGCGAATAGAATTCAGGAAAAGGTAGCTGGTGTAGGTTTCGATTGGGAGGCTCCTAATCAAGTATGGGAAAAAGTAGAGGAGGAACTTGCCGAATTTAAAGCGGAAGGGGAAAAAGGCGACCAAGAGGCTATGGAAAGTGAATTTGGTGACGTGCTTTTTTCAATGGTAAATTATGCAAGATTTTTAAAGATTAACCCAGAAAATGCCTTGGAGCGCACCAATAAAAAGTTCTCAAAACGATTTCAATATCTTGAAGAAAAGGCTAAAAGTTTAAATAAACCTTTAAAAGAAATGA